The DNA region TGTAGCCGGTCAGGTCGGGGATGGGGTGCGTGATGTCGTCGTCGGGCATGGAGAGAATCGGGATCTGGGTCACCGAGCCGGGCTTGCCGTCCACCACGCCCGCCCGCTCGTAGAGCGACGCGAGGTCGGTGTACATGTAGCCGGGGAAACCGCGCCGACCGGGAATCTCCTCGCGGGCGCCGCCGATCTCGCGCAGCGCCTCGCAGTAGTTCGTGAGGTCGGTCAAGATCACCAGCACGTGGTAGCCGTGCTCGAAGGCGAGGTACTCGGCGGTCGTGAGCGCCATGCGCGGGGTCAGCAGCCGCTCGACGGCGGGGTCGTCCGCGCGGTTGAGGAACAGCACCGAACGGGCCAGCGCCCCGGTACGCTCGAATTCCTGGGTGAAGAAGCTGACCTCACGCTGGGTCAGGCCCATCGCGGCGAACACCACCGCGAAGTCGCCCTCGTGCCCCGGCACCTTCGCCTGACGGGCGATCTGGGCGGCAAGTTCGTTGTGCGGCAGACCCGAGCCGGAGAAGATCGGGAGCTTCTGCCCGCGAATCAGCGACGTGTTCACGTCGATGGTGCTGATCCCGGTCTGAATGAACTCCTCGGGCTTGGCGCGGGCAGCGGGGTTCATGGGCTGGCCGTTGATGTCCAGCCGCTTTTCCGCGACCACCTGCGGCAGCCCGTCGATGGGGCGGCCCAGGCCGTCGAAGCGGCGGCCGATCATTTCCTTGCTCACGCCCAGTCGCGCCACGTCCTCGACGAGGCTCACCGAGGCGGTGGCGAGGTCCAGGCCACGGGTCTCCTCGAACACCTGAATGACGGCGTTCTGCTCGGAGACCGAAATGACCTGCCCGCCGCGGGTGCGGCCCGAGCCGTCGCGGATGTCCACGATGGCCCCGTAGGCGAGGTCACTGGCCGCGTTCACGAACAGCAGCGGCCCGGAAATATAGGCGACGTCGTTGTATTCCTTTTTCAGGAGGGTCACGCGGTCACTCCCTTGGCAGCGTTCTTGAAGGTCACGTCGAGTTCGTCCATCACGCCCTCGCCGTACGCCATGAATTCACCCTCGGCGACGTAGCGGGCACGCGACAGCTTCTCGATGACGGGGTTCTGGATGATCTCGTCGATGGTGGCACCATTGCGGAGCGCGGCTTCTGCCTCGTCGTAGAACTTCAGCATCATCTTCATCAGGCCGTAGTTCTTGGGCATGGAGGCCGAGGCGTCCACCGGGTCGAAGCCGTTTTGCTGCAGGAAGTCCTGCCGCAGCATGCGCCCGGCCTCGATCACGAGGCGCTCCTGGTCCTGAAGCGCGTCGGGACCGACGAGCTGCACGACTTCCTGCAAGGAGGCTTCCTGCTGGAGAATGTTGCCGATGCGCTGGCGCAGTTCGGGGAAGTCCTGCCCCACGTTCTCGCGGTACCACGAGTCGAGGATGGGCGTGAAGAGGCTGTAGCTGCCGTTCCAGTTGATCGCCGGGAAGTGGCGGCGGCGGGCCAGACCCGCGTCCAGACGCCAGAAGGCGCCGGTGATGCGCAGGGTCGCCTGGGTGACGGGCTCGGACATGTCGCCACCGGCCGGGCTCACGGCGCCGATCACGCTGACCGCGCCGTCCTCCCCGGCCAGGGTCTTGACCGCCCCCGCACGCTCATAGAACGCGGCGAGCTTGGCCCCCAAGTAGGGCGGGTAGCCTTCTTCGGCGGGCATTTCTTCCAGGCGGGAGGAGATTTCGCGCAGCGCCTCGGCCCAGCGGGAGGTCGAGTCGGCCATCAGGGACACCGAGTAACCCTGGTCGCGGAAGTACTCGGCCAGCGTGATGCCGGTGTACACCGAGGCTTCACGCGCCGCCACCGGCATGTTGGAGGTGTTGGCAATCAGGATGGTGCGGTGCATCAGCGGTCCGCCGGTCTTGGGGTCTTCCAGTTCCGGGAACTCGACCAGCACGTCGGTCATCTCGTTGCCGCGCTCGCCGCAGCCCACGTAGACCACGATGTCGGCGTTGCCGTACTTGGCGACCGACTGCTGGGTCACGGTCTTGCCCGAGCCGAAGGGACCGGGAATCGCCGCCGCGCCGCCCATCACCAGCGGAAACAGCACGTCGAGGATGCGCATGCCCGTGAGGAACGGGAGGCTGGGGTCGAGCTTGCGGGCCACGGGACGCGGCGCGCGCACCGGCCAGTAGTGCGCCATGCGCAGCCGGGTGCCGTCTTCCAGTTCCGCGATGGTGTCGTCGATGGTGTATTCACCCGCATCGGCGACCCAGCGCAGGCGGCCCTGCACCTCGGGGGGCGTCAGGATCTTGTGGGTGAAGGAAAACTCGGGCACCGTCCCCAGGATGGAGCTGCCGGCCACGGTGTCCCCGGCCTGCACCGTGGGGGTAAAGGCCCAGCGCTGCGTGCGGTTGAGGGACGAGACCTCGATGCCGCGCGCGATAAAGTCGCCCGACGCCTCGCGGATCTTGTCGAGGGGGCGCTGGATGCCGTCGTAGATGCCGTTGAGCATCCCCGGCCCCAGCTCCACCGAGAGGGGCAGGCCGGTGGTCTCCACGGGCTCGCCCACGGTCAGGCCCGAGGTGTCCTCGTACACCTGCACGAAGGCGGTGTCCCCGTCGAGGCGAATGATCTCGCCTACGAGGCGCTCCTTGCCCACGCGCACGATGTCGTACATCTTCGCGCCGTACATGCCCCCGGCAATCACGGCCGGTCCGGCGATGTTCTGCACGACGCCCTGCTTGGTCTGCGTCATTTGGTCTCCTTCGGAGAGGTCGAGGGGTCGAGAAGTCGAAGGGTCGAGAGGAATTCTAGACTTCTCGACCTCCCGACTCCCCGACGACTTCACAGTTTGATATCGAACCCGATGGTGTCCCGCACCAGCTTGCCCATATACGCCTTGGCGTCCACCGTGTCGGCGGCAAAGGCGTCGCGCAGGCTGGGAATGGGCAGCAAGATGGGCAGGTCGCGCCCGCGCATCACCCGCGCGGTCGCCGTGGCCGGATCGGGCACCAGGCCGGTGTCCACGGCCACGAGGCCGTAGCGTCCCTCCACGATCAGGCGCTCGAGGGCCGAGACCGCCTCGCCGGGCGTGGTCTCGATCACCTCGGCCCCGGCGAGCCGGTAGCCCGTCGCGGTTTCGGCGTCGGTGAGCACCGCCACCCGCTGGGTATTGGTCGCCTGGGTCATGCGGTCACCTCCCGGCGAATCTGCTCGGTGGGCAGGTTGTAGAACTTGCCGCGCCCGATCAGCCGGAGCTTGGCGATCTCGATCTCCTTGCGCCGCAGGAAATCGAGGATGATCCCCACGCCGTCCACGTCCGAGACCGCCACGCTGCGGGCGGAGCGGTCCAGCAGGCTGCGGGCCGCGACCTCGGCGTCCTCAAGGCTGGGGGCGTCCAGAATGGCCGCAATGTCCGCGCTTCCAGACGCGTCCCCACCCGCGAGCCGCGCGAAGCCGCCCGCGTCGAGGCTGCCGCCCGGCACGAAGAGGGTGGGGTCGAGGGGAACCCCCTGTGCCCGCGCGGTGCGGGCAATCAGGGCGTTGGTCACGTCGATCTCGCGGCTGAGGTAGCGGCGCAGGCTGAGCTCGCGGGCCACCGCCAGGGTGTGGCGGTAGTACCCCTGGTCAAGCGCGACTTCGAGGTCGAGCAGCCGCCCGCTCCCCGCGTAGGCCGTCGCCGCCGCCCGGAAGGCCCGCGCGAGCGGGTGCCCGGTCACGGCGATGGCCGCCGCCGCGCTGGCGAGGTCGCTGCTCTGCGCCGCCGTCTGAAGGGCCGCCGGACGCAGGGTCCCGCCGGGAATCAGCCCCTCCAGGATGGCCTGGCTGCCGCGCCCGCCGACCAGCCCACGGGCGATGGTCTTGAGGTTGGCGAGGTCCCACTTCATCAGCAGGACTTCGATCTCGCGCCGCGCCTGCCCGTCCGCGAAGCCCAGCACCCGCTGGGTGGCCCGGAACAGGTTCTGCGACAGCGCCCGGTCGAGTTCGGGCAGGCCCGCGCCCTCGGCGGTCGCCTCGCGCAGGTCGGGGGCGAACTCGGTTTCGGAGAGCACGCGCAGGAACTCCTGGTAGCTGCCCGCCGCGAGCGCCGAGTCAAGGGCGCGCCCGTCGAGCAGTTTGGTCCGCATCACGCGGACGCGCGTGTTGATGTAAGCGTAGTCGTCGGGCATGGGAAAAAGGGTCCTTATTCCCCGGCGAGCAGGCGGCTGACCTGCGGCGCGAGTTCCGCGCGGACCCGTTCCAGGCGGCCCGGCAGCGTGTTGGTGATCCCGCTCTTGCCGCCGCGGGCCACAACCCGCACCCCACCGGAAATGGCCGGGTTCTCCCGCACCGGCAGATCGCTGACGAGGCCCTGGGCCACGGCCAGGTCCTGCGGGCTGACTTCCACCGCCTCGGCGTCGGGAATCGCGTCGCGGGCCTGGGCGAGCAGCCGGGCCAGGATCTCGCGGTACTCGGGCAGCCGGGCGATGTCGCCGAGCTGCGACTCCACGAGCGCGTACACCTGCGAGAGGCCCTGCTCACCGGCGGTCAGCCGCGCGGCGTTGAGTTCGAGGTCGGCCGCCGAGCGGGCACGGACCAGCCCGGCCTGACGCTGGGTGTCCAGCAGCCGGGCGCGGCTCTCGACGAGCGCCTGAGCGCGTTCCTGGGCCTGCGCCAGGATCTGCGCGGCACGGTCACGGGCCTCGGCGCGGATGCGCTCGATCTCCAACTGCGCCTCGTTTTCGAGAAGCTTGTCGAGGGCCATATCAGTTCAGGATGAACAGCGCGAGGAAGCCGAAGATGACGAGCGTTTCGGGAATCAGGAAGTACAGCAGCAGGCTGCCCGCCTTGCTGGGGTCCTCGGCGACGGCGCCGACCAGCGAAGACCCGATGCGGGCCTGCGCGATGCCGGTGCCGACCGCGCCGAGGCCCAGCGCCAGACCGGCGCCCAGCGCCCGCAGGCCGCGGTAGGTTTCGTCGCCCGCCGCGCCAGCCTCCTGCGCCAGACCGGTGCTGGCGAGGGCGAGAACGAGGGACGCGAGGACGATCTTGTTGTACTTGGTCATGGCAGACACTCCTGAAAGTTATTTGCCCTGCCCGCTGACCGTGCCAGCGGCGCTGAGGCGGCGAAGGGGGTTGTAGGCCGGGCTGGTCTCGGCGTTGAAGCCGGTCGGGTTGAGAAACTCGACCATGTGCAGACGCAGCGGCTGGATGATGTGACCGATCAAAGTGAGCGCCAGGACGAAAAAGTGCAGCAGGGCGCCCAGCAGGATGCCGATGAGAATGCCGAGGAAACCGATGTTCTCGTACAGGCTCCAGCCCACGTCGGTGCAGAGCTTGGCCAGAATGGCCGAGACCAGCCCGACCGCGAAGATACGGGCGTAGCTCACGACCGCGCCGCCCTGCGACAGCAGTTCGATGGGCAGCAGCGGGTAGTGCTTGATCACGCGCAGCCAGCCCACCACGAACAGGGCGAAGCCGACGTACATCAGCAGGATGAGGGGGTTGGCGAAGTTGGTGAACTCCCCGAAGTCCTTGCCCGCGCGGGTGGCAAAGGCCATCAGGATCAGGGCGCCCACGCCGCCGAACAGGGCGAGGCCCTCCCAGACGTGCACGGGGTCGCGGTGCTTGAGGCCCTGCTGCACGCGGATGCCCCAGCCCCACAGCACTTGCAGGATGCCGAACAGCAGCGCGAAGACCAGCGCGACGTTGGAAAAGTAGCCTGTCTCCAGGCGCGGAAAGAGAATCGGAATCAGGCCGGAGTGATGCGCTTCCTCGGCCGGGTAGCGAATGCCCGTCCAGCTCCAGAGGCTGTTGAGCAGCTCGGGGTTGAGGTAGAAGACGTGCAGGTGCTCCAGCAGGGTGCCGAAGAACTCGCCCGTGAGAAAGCCCCACAGGATGCTCCAGGCCGCCATCACGTTCGTGACGAAGCCGAGGTCGCGCAGGGTCGCGGGCGGCACGTAGGCCCCGAAGAAGCTGAGGTCCCAGCCCTCGTTCCGCCGCGCCTTGCCCAGCAGCCACAGGCCGAAGAGCAAGAACAGCAGTCCGTACCCGATGTCGGCGATGATGATGCCGAAAAACAGCGGGAAGAACAGCGCGATCACCCAGGTGGGATCGAAGGTGCCGTAGCGGGGCAGGCTCATCAGCCCCATCACGACCTGGAAGGGCCGGACGTAGCTGTTGTTCTTGAGCTGCACGGGCACCGAGAGGTCGTGGTGCTCGTCGACGGGGTGCAGTTCGTAGGCGACCGCGTCCCCGAAGCGGCCCAGTGCGGCCGTCAGCGCGGGCACCCGGTCGGCCGGGACGTACCCCTGCATCGCCAGGCTGTACTTGCCCCGCGCGGACACGGCCCGCACGTCGTGAATGGCGACCCGGTCTTTGAGGGCATCGCGCACGGCGTACAGCACCGGGCCGTGGGTGCGGGCCAGCGCCTCACGCTCCTCGCCGAGCAGGCGCTGGCGTTCTGCACCCTGGCCCCGCACCTGCTCGAAGGCGGCGGCCGCGTCCGACAGGCTCATGCTGTCGAAGCGCCCCGGCAGCCGCAGTTCCCCGAGCCGCACGCGCGACAGCGCCGCGCGGGCCGCGTCCCGGTCCCCGCGCAAGACGGCGATCAAGCCGACCCGGTTGGACCCGGCCGCGTCGGTGGCGAGCGCGTAGCGGTCTTTGAGCGTGCCCTGCAGGGCCGCTTCCAGGTCCGCGAGGCTGTCGTTGGGCTGAAGCAGGAAGGGCACCACCGTCAGGCGGCGGCTGCGGTCGACCCCCCCGGAGAGCCGGGCGAGGGTCCGCACCGCGTCCCCGTAGGAGGCCTCGGCGTCGAGGTCGGCCTGAAGCTCCTGCCGCTGGCGGGCGAGCGCCGAGACCGGCCCGGCGGCTTCCTCGACCACGCGCTCCCAGTCCTCCTGCGGGGGCAGGGGGGCGGGGGCGGGGCGGTAGGCCCCGAGTTCGGCGATGGTGCTCTCGGCGCGGGCGAGCAGCCGCTCGTCGTCCCGGCGCGACTGCGCGTCCCCCCCGGCGAGCGAGCCGGTGGAGAGCGGCCCCCCGGTGATGGGCTTGAGGTGCAGCACCCCGGCGTCTTGCAGCGCCGTGATGACCGCCTCGCTGCCGCGCCGGCGGGTGGCGATCACGACCTGCTGCATGGGGTTGATCACGGCAGCACCGCCCTCAGGATCAGTTCGGCGGCCTGCTGCACGCGGGCGCTCGCCCGCTCGCGGGTGGCCTGCGCTTCGGCCTCGGCGCGGGCACGGGCATCCGTGCGGATGCGCTCGGCCTCACTGCTCAGCTCCTGATCGTGCTGCGCCTGCATCTGCGCCGCGCGGGCCTGCGCGTCCGCCAGGATGCGGGCCGCCTGGGCCTCGGCCGCTTCGACCTCGCGCCGCGCTTCCTCGCGGGCCGCTTCGATCTGCGCGTCCAGGGCTGCCTCGCGGCTGGCCAGTTCACTCAAGACTCGACTTGAGACGTCCAACTCCCTCCTCCTTTCCCTATCGTCACCCAGTCCACCCGTGCGAAAGCCCCGTCCGTCAGGGCGGGTTCCGAGGGGGGTCCTGAGCTGCGGTTGGTGGCCCGACTGTAGGTCAATACGCTGTCAGACTCGCGGCCCATCCTAACACAGGCTTCATTCTGCCCCCGGAGGGCAAGCGTCCCGCCGGGGGGCCGACTCAGGTGCGGCCTGTCCCCACGCCGGGGAGCAGGCCGCGATCCCACCACCGGGAAAGGTGGCCGGGGCTCAATCGCCGCCCAGCACCACTGGGGAACCCAGGCGGCCGTCGGGCTCACGGTACCCCTGCTCGCTGTGGGCGCTGAGGTCCATGCCGCCGACCTCCTGGCGCGGGGAGACGCGCAGGGGCGTCAGGTGCCCGACCAGCCGCAGCAGCAGCAGGGTGCCCAGCCCGCTCAGGGCGACGCTGGCCGCAACGCTGGCCCCCTGCACGAGCAGTTGCGGCCCCACGGCCTGCCCGCTGCCGGTCGTCCAGGCCAGCGCCCCGGTGAGCAGTGCCCCCACGATGCCCGCGACCCCGTGACAGGCGAACACGTCCAGGGCATCGTCGGCCCACAGGCGGCGCTTGGCCTGCACTGCCCAGAAGCTGGCGGTCGCACCTAGCCCCCCAATCAACAGCGCGGCCCAGGGCGTCACGAACGCGCAGGCGGGCGTGATCGCCACCAGCCCGACGACCAGCCCGGTCGCGCCGCCCACGGCGGTGGGTTTGCCGCTGCGGGCCGCCTCCCAGCCCAGCCAGGTCAGCAGCGCGGCGGCGGGCGCGACCAGCGTGGTCAACAGCGCCAGCGCGGCCGTGTGGCCCGCCGCCAGGGCGCTGCCCGCATTGAAGCCCACCCAGCCGAACCACAGCAGCCCCGCGCCCAGCAGTACGAAGGGGACGTTGTGCGGCACGTGCGCCGCCTGTGGGTAGCCCAGCCGTGGACCCACGGCCCAGGCCGCGACGAGGGCACTGACTCCCGCCGCGATATGAATGACGGTGCCGCCCGCGAAATCCAGCGCCCCCAGCCGGAACAGCCAGCCGTCGGCGCTCCAGACCCAGTGGGCCAGCGGGGCGTAGACCAGCAGGCTCCACAGCCCACCGAACAGCAGAAAGGCCCCAAACCGCATTCGCTCGACAACCGCCCCACTGATCAGCGCCAGCGCGATGACCGCGAACGTCCCCTGAAAAGCCGCGAAGACGGGGGACGGCACGGTGCCGGTCAGGGTCCCGGTCAGGCCCTCCAGCCCCAGGTGCCCCAGGCCCCCGATCAGCGCTCCCCCGCCCTCCCCGAACGCCAGGGTGTACCCGGTCAGCGTCCACAGCACGAGCACCAGCCCGAGAGACACGACGCTCATCATCATGGTGTTCAGCACGCTGGGAGCGCGGGTCAGGCCCCCGTAGAACAGGGCCAGGGCGGGGGTCATCAGCAGCACCAGCGCGGTGGCAATCAGCATCCAGGCCGTGTCGCCGGAGTCGGGCGCCGGGGCGGGGGGTGCGGCCAGGGCGCTGCCGGTCAGCAGCAGGAGCACAAAGGCCCGCAGGAGCGCGGCCCCATTCATCCGACCCTCCCGGACGCCGGAACCGGCGTGAGCTGGCGCTCGGTGACGGGGGTGAGCGCGGCCGTGTCCTCCTCGCCCGTGCGGATACGGACCACGCGCTCCAGCGGCTGCACGAAGATCTTGCCGTCACCGACCTCCCCGGTGCGGGCGCCTTCGCAAATCGCGCGGATGGCCGCCTCCGCGAAGGTGTCGCTGACCGCCATGCGGAACTCGACCTTCTCGCGGAATTCGATCATCACCTGGGTGCCCCGGTAGTGCTCGACGATCTCCTGCTCGCCGCCGTGACCGGACACGCGGCTCAGCGTCAGCCCACTGATCCCCGCCCGAAACAGCGCCTCCTTGACCTGCCCCACCCGCTCGGGGCGCACCACCGCCGTGATCAGTTTCATGCTGGCTCCTTGTCGGCGCACAGGGGGTCCAGAAGCCTGCCCACCTGCCCCCAGCGTAGGCGCCTGCATGCCCAGCGTCAACAGCCCACTCGCGAAATGTCCAGACTTTTGTGGACAAGTCGCATATATCTCTCTAGATTCTTCCAAAGGTCCGACCATCGGAGCGAAACGTCACCAAACAGTTGAACAGATTGCAGACCGTGTACAGACCTTCGAACCTCTGGCCGACAGCAGAAGGGAGAGGCCCCAAGACCTCTCCCCGACTCCACGGCTCAGGAGGAAGTGGCCCGGCGCCCCCGCACCCGCTGCCACAGCCGCGCGGCAAAGACCAGCACGCCCGCCAGCCCCAGCACCGCGAGCACCGGCGCGAAAATCGCCAGCACGCTCAGGCACAGGCTGGCCCCGTCCTCGGCGGCGCTCAGCACCGGGTTGGCGATCCCACCCGTCGTGGCGGTGGCGACCGGACGCACGGCGGCGCGAGTGGCATGGACGCCGCCCGCCACGACGAATCCCAGGGCGAGACTCAGCGCCGGGGGCACCTCCGCCACGCCCGTCTGCGCGGCGAAGAGAATCGCGCCCGCCGCCGCGTTCACCACCCCGCCGACGAGGTGCAGCGCGTGGTCTACGCCGGGAATCTTGTCCCCGACGAAGTCCAGCACGCCCAGCACCCCGATTCCCAGCAGGACCCAGGGATTTGCCAGCAGGTCGAAGGGCGCGGCGAGGTCGAGGACCCCAAACCGCGCGAGCAGGCCCACGAGCAGCAGCGGGATGGAGGCGTTCAGCCCCGCCGCCCCCGACAGGCCCAGCGAGGACAGCAGACCGGAGAGGAGTTCCATAGCCCCTACGCTTCCCGGCCGCTCAGCGCAGGTACGCGACGAGGAGGTCCACCCCGGCCCGCAGGTCCGTTTCGTGGACCGCCTCGACGACCGTGTGGATGTAGCGGGTGGGTAGGCTGAGGGTCAGGGCGGGCACCCCCGCCCGCGTGCGCTGGATGGCCGCGCCGTCGGTGCCGCCCAGGGCCAGCACTTCCATCTGGTAGGGAATGCCTTCTTTCTCCGCGAGGTCCACGAACTCGTCCACCAGCCAGCGGGTCGAGATCATGGTGGAGTCGAAGACCTTGATCCCGATGCCCTCGCCCAGCCGGGTGACCGCCTCGTCGGGGCCGACGCCGGGGGTGTCCACCGCGAGGGTCACGTCGAGGCCGATGCCCAGGGTCGGCTCGACCCCATACGCCGCGACGATGGCCCCGCGCAGGCCGACCTCCTCCTGCACGCTGAAGACGGCCACCACGTCGTGCCGGGGGCGCTCCTCCCGGAAGGCCCGCAGCACCTCGAGTTGCAGGAAGACGCTGGCGCGGTCGTCCATCGCCTTGCCGACCGTCATGGCCCCGATCTGCCGGGCGGTCTGGTTGAGGGTCACCATGTCCCCGATCCGCACCCGGCCCTTCACGTCGTCCGCACCCAGGCCCAGGTCCACGAAGAACTCCTTGACCTCGGGCACCTTCTTGCGGTCTTCCGGGGTGGCAATGTGGACGGGGCGACCGCCGGGGGTCAGCAGGCCGGGAAGCGCCCCGCCGCGCGTGTGCACCGTGACGTTGCGGGCGAACAGGTTGCGGGTGTCGAAGCCGCCGAGCGCCTGCACCCGCAAGAAGCCCTTCTCGTCGATGTACCGCACCAGAAAGCCGATCTCGTCCATGTGGGCGCTGAGCATCACGCGCTCGCGCTTCCCCTCGGCGTCCTCGCGCCCGCGCTTGAGGGCAATCACGTTGCCCAGCGCGTCCACCCGCACCTCGTCCACCAGCCCGTCGAGGTCGGAGAGCACGAAGTCGCGCACGGCGTCTTCCTGACCGGGGACGCCGTTCAGGTCGGAGAGGTGGCGCAGGACATCCAGCCGCAATTCGGTTGTGGTCACGCGGGTCAGGATACGCCGGGGTCGGAGGCCGCGCCGGAGGTGCTCGGCTCGGCGGGACGCTCGGGCACGGGCGTGGGTTCCGGCTTGGGCCGCAGATCGGT from Deinococcus sp. HSC-46F16 includes:
- a CDS encoding V-type ATP synthase subunit B, with the translated sequence MTLLKKEYNDVAYISGPLLFVNAASDLAYGAIVDIRDGSGRTRGGQVISVSEQNAVIQVFEETRGLDLATASVSLVEDVARLGVSKEMIGRRFDGLGRPIDGLPQVVAEKRLDINGQPMNPAARAKPEEFIQTGISTIDVNTSLIRGQKLPIFSGSGLPHNELAAQIARQAKVPGHEGDFAVVFAAMGLTQREVSFFTQEFERTGALARSVLFLNRADDPAVERLLTPRMALTTAEYLAFEHGYHVLVILTDLTNYCEALREIGGAREEIPGRRGFPGYMYTDLASLYERAGVVDGKPGSVTQIPILSMPDDDITHPIPDLTGYITEGQIVVDRGLNAKGIFPPINPLPSLSRLQGNGIGKGKTRADHKNVSDQLFAAYANGLDLRKLVAITGEDALTETDKLYLRFADDFENYFIGQGGQDRSIEDSLTVAWGILSKLPQSQLTRLSRDSIDKFYGTKVDEMWRGNRI
- a CDS encoding V-type ATP synthase subunit A translates to MTQTKQGVVQNIAGPAVIAGGMYGAKMYDIVRVGKERLVGEIIRLDGDTAFVQVYEDTSGLTVGEPVETTGLPLSVELGPGMLNGIYDGIQRPLDKIREASGDFIARGIEVSSLNRTQRWAFTPTVQAGDTVAGSSILGTVPEFSFTHKILTPPEVQGRLRWVADAGEYTIDDTIAELEDGTRLRMAHYWPVRAPRPVARKLDPSLPFLTGMRILDVLFPLVMGGAAAIPGPFGSGKTVTQQSVAKYGNADIVVYVGCGERGNEMTDVLVEFPELEDPKTGGPLMHRTILIANTSNMPVAAREASVYTGITLAEYFRDQGYSVSLMADSTSRWAEALREISSRLEEMPAEEGYPPYLGAKLAAFYERAGAVKTLAGEDGAVSVIGAVSPAGGDMSEPVTQATLRITGAFWRLDAGLARRRHFPAINWNGSYSLFTPILDSWYRENVGQDFPELRQRIGNILQQEASLQEVVQLVGPDALQDQERLVIEAGRMLRQDFLQQNGFDPVDASASMPKNYGLMKMMLKFYDEAEAALRNGATIDEIIQNPVIEKLSRARYVAEGEFMAYGEGVMDELDVTFKNAAKGVTA
- a CDS encoding V-type ATP synthase subunit F is translated as MTQATNTQRVAVLTDAETATGYRLAGAEVIETTPGEAVSALERLIVEGRYGLVAVDTGLVPDPATATARVMRGRDLPILLPIPSLRDAFAADTVDAKAYMGKLVRDTIGFDIKL
- a CDS encoding V-type ATPase subunit; this encodes MPDDYAYINTRVRVMRTKLLDGRALDSALAAGSYQEFLRVLSETEFAPDLREATAEGAGLPELDRALSQNLFRATQRVLGFADGQARREIEVLLMKWDLANLKTIARGLVGGRGSQAILEGLIPGGTLRPAALQTAAQSSDLASAAAAIAVTGHPLARAFRAAATAYAGSGRLLDLEVALDQGYYRHTLAVARELSLRRYLSREIDVTNALIARTARAQGVPLDPTLFVPGGSLDAGGFARLAGGDASGSADIAAILDAPSLEDAEVAARSLLDRSARSVAVSDVDGVGIILDFLRRKEIEIAKLRLIGRGKFYNLPTEQIRREVTA
- a CDS encoding V-type ATP synthase subunit E — translated: MALDKLLENEAQLEIERIRAEARDRAAQILAQAQERAQALVESRARLLDTQRQAGLVRARSAADLELNAARLTAGEQGLSQVYALVESQLGDIARLPEYREILARLLAQARDAIPDAEAVEVSPQDLAVAQGLVSDLPVRENPAISGGVRVVARGGKSGITNTLPGRLERVRAELAPQVSRLLAGE
- a CDS encoding V-type ATP synthase subunit K → MTKYNKIVLASLVLALASTGLAQEAGAAGDETYRGLRALGAGLALGLGAVGTGIAQARIGSSLVGAVAEDPSKAGSLLLYFLIPETLVIFGFLALFILN
- a CDS encoding V-type ATP synthase subunit I; the protein is MINPMQQVVIATRRRGSEAVITALQDAGVLHLKPITGGPLSTGSLAGGDAQSRRDDERLLARAESTIAELGAYRPAPAPLPPQEDWERVVEEAAGPVSALARQRQELQADLDAEASYGDAVRTLARLSGGVDRSRRLTVVPFLLQPNDSLADLEAALQGTLKDRYALATDAAGSNRVGLIAVLRGDRDAARAALSRVRLGELRLPGRFDSMSLSDAAAAFEQVRGQGAERQRLLGEEREALARTHGPVLYAVRDALKDRVAIHDVRAVSARGKYSLAMQGYVPADRVPALTAALGRFGDAVAYELHPVDEHHDLSVPVQLKNNSYVRPFQVVMGLMSLPRYGTFDPTWVIALFFPLFFGIIIADIGYGLLFLLFGLWLLGKARRNEGWDLSFFGAYVPPATLRDLGFVTNVMAAWSILWGFLTGEFFGTLLEHLHVFYLNPELLNSLWSWTGIRYPAEEAHHSGLIPILFPRLETGYFSNVALVFALLFGILQVLWGWGIRVQQGLKHRDPVHVWEGLALFGGVGALILMAFATRAGKDFGEFTNFANPLILLMYVGFALFVVGWLRVIKHYPLLPIELLSQGGAVVSYARIFAVGLVSAILAKLCTDVGWSLYENIGFLGILIGILLGALLHFFVLALTLIGHIIQPLRLHMVEFLNPTGFNAETSPAYNPLRRLSAAGTVSGQGK
- a CDS encoding V-type ATPase subunit subunit G family protein; translation: MSELASREAALDAQIEAAREEARREVEAAEAQAARILADAQARAAQMQAQHDQELSSEAERIRTDARARAEAEAQATRERASARVQQAAELILRAVLP
- a CDS encoding ammonium transporter, with translation MNGAALLRAFVLLLLTGSALAAPPAPAPDSGDTAWMLIATALVLLMTPALALFYGGLTRAPSVLNTMMMSVVSLGLVLVLWTLTGYTLAFGEGGGALIGGLGHLGLEGLTGTLTGTVPSPVFAAFQGTFAVIALALISGAVVERMRFGAFLLFGGLWSLLVYAPLAHWVWSADGWLFRLGALDFAGGTVIHIAAGVSALVAAWAVGPRLGYPQAAHVPHNVPFVLLGAGLLWFGWVGFNAGSALAAGHTAALALLTTLVAPAAALLTWLGWEAARSGKPTAVGGATGLVVGLVAITPACAFVTPWAALLIGGLGATASFWAVQAKRRLWADDALDVFACHGVAGIVGALLTGALAWTTGSGQAVGPQLLVQGASVAASVALSGLGTLLLLRLVGHLTPLRVSPRQEVGGMDLSAHSEQGYREPDGRLGSPVVLGGD
- a CDS encoding P-II family nitrogen regulator encodes the protein MKLITAVVRPERVGQVKEALFRAGISGLTLSRVSGHGGEQEIVEHYRGTQVMIEFREKVEFRMAVSDTFAEAAIRAICEGARTGEVGDGKIFVQPLERVVRIRTGEEDTAALTPVTERQLTPVPASGRVG
- a CDS encoding DUF4126 domain-containing protein; translation: MELLSGLLSSLGLSGAAGLNASIPLLLVGLLARFGVLDLAAPFDLLANPWVLLGIGVLGVLDFVGDKIPGVDHALHLVGGVVNAAAGAILFAAQTGVAEVPPALSLALGFVVAGGVHATRAAVRPVATATTGGIANPVLSAAEDGASLCLSVLAIFAPVLAVLGLAGVLVFAARLWQRVRGRRATSS
- a CDS encoding M20/M25/M40 family metallo-hydrolase encodes the protein MTTTELRLDVLRHLSDLNGVPGQEDAVRDFVLSDLDGLVDEVRVDALGNVIALKRGREDAEGKRERVMLSAHMDEIGFLVRYIDEKGFLRVQALGGFDTRNLFARNVTVHTRGGALPGLLTPGGRPVHIATPEDRKKVPEVKEFFVDLGLGADDVKGRVRIGDMVTLNQTARQIGAMTVGKAMDDRASVFLQLEVLRAFREERPRHDVVAVFSVQEEVGLRGAIVAAYGVEPTLGIGLDVTLAVDTPGVGPDEAVTRLGEGIGIKVFDSTMISTRWLVDEFVDLAEKEGIPYQMEVLALGGTDGAAIQRTRAGVPALTLSLPTRYIHTVVEAVHETDLRAGVDLLVAYLR